One genomic window of Paenisporosarcina antarctica includes the following:
- a CDS encoding AIPR family protein gives MREDKKKLDFLNEFIDSVETKGSTIGSRETPFFAEMFAYMDQEDEPSIIFPYNKKNIKLNGYIYQEETGILSLYIVDYDNDFEEGTLPEINKTVLTEVANKAKRFYTNAETVLANADRSLEFYDLAKLIIEKKNEIDEVDIYVLTSKFYLTNKPIEINIPGVQTVNIHIWDMDRIYRLSEAEQSIRDFDIEFEKDYNQAIEMMYVPKNIHSKGNYNFDCYIGYIPAKLLAELYDDWGPKLVERNVRSFLQARGGTNKGIRDTLKDSVQREMFVAYNNGISSVAKDGDIEQIGNTNLYRITRITSWQIVNGGQTTASIHQAYKSGVNLDGVYVQSKLTIIKVAAEDEQDRHLLEDEMVSKISEFANTQNKINKSDLLANTRFMSDIEKYSRSLWIPSLDNRKEESKWYFERARGQYMVDIGRRITGKEQNAFRKVFPKENVITKVELAKYFMSWEGHPHVSSKGGEEAFKQFMNLNSQYWKQTTDEDGRSVSIKSIDSDYYKLLIARKITNSYVTKIVTEMNLKGYRANVIYYTIAMLGYLYGKDIDLIEVWEKQSLTNRWDSIIKTIAQNALNYLRDSAGDRNVTQWAKQSACWEEFKEESAAVLSQLI, from the coding sequence ATGAGAGAAGATAAAAAGAAACTGGATTTTCTAAATGAATTTATTGACTCAGTAGAAACTAAGGGAAGTACAATTGGTAGTAGAGAAACGCCCTTTTTTGCAGAAATGTTTGCATATATGGACCAGGAAGACGAACCATCAATTATTTTTCCTTATAACAAGAAAAATATTAAATTGAATGGTTATATCTATCAAGAAGAAACAGGTATACTCAGTTTGTATATAGTGGATTACGATAATGATTTTGAAGAAGGTACTTTACCTGAAATAAATAAAACTGTTTTAACAGAAGTGGCAAATAAGGCGAAACGTTTTTATACAAATGCAGAAACCGTGTTAGCTAATGCAGATCGTTCTCTAGAATTCTATGATTTAGCAAAACTTATAATTGAGAAAAAAAATGAAATTGATGAAGTGGATATATATGTATTAACAAGCAAATTTTATTTAACGAATAAACCTATTGAGATTAACATTCCCGGTGTACAAACTGTTAACATACATATTTGGGACATGGATCGAATATATCGATTATCGGAAGCTGAACAGAGTATTCGTGATTTTGATATTGAATTTGAAAAAGATTATAATCAAGCAATTGAAATGATGTATGTTCCGAAAAATATTCATTCTAAAGGGAATTATAATTTCGATTGTTATATTGGATACATACCTGCAAAATTACTAGCTGAACTTTATGATGACTGGGGTCCCAAGTTAGTCGAACGAAATGTTCGTTCTTTTTTACAAGCACGTGGCGGAACAAATAAAGGTATCCGTGACACATTGAAAGATTCAGTACAACGCGAAATGTTCGTAGCCTATAATAATGGGATTTCAAGTGTCGCAAAAGATGGTGACATTGAACAGATTGGCAATACGAATTTGTATCGCATTACACGTATTACAAGCTGGCAGATTGTCAACGGGGGTCAAACTACTGCTTCAATTCATCAGGCATATAAGAGTGGTGTAAATTTAGATGGAGTATATGTACAATCAAAGTTAACAATTATTAAAGTTGCTGCTGAAGATGAGCAAGATCGTCATCTACTAGAAGACGAAATGGTATCAAAAATTTCTGAGTTTGCAAATACACAGAATAAAATTAATAAATCAGATTTGCTTGCAAACACTCGATTTATGTCTGATATTGAAAAATATTCTCGTAGTTTATGGATTCCTAGTCTTGATAATCGTAAAGAAGAATCTAAGTGGTATTTTGAAAGAGCACGAGGTCAGTATATGGTTGATATTGGAAGGCGTATCACGGGGAAGGAACAAAATGCATTCAGAAAAGTATTTCCTAAAGAGAATGTGATTACTAAAGTTGAGTTAGCGAAGTACTTTATGTCATGGGAAGGCCATCCGCATGTTTCCAGTAAAGGTGGCGAAGAAGCATTCAAACAATTTATGAATTTAAATAGTCAATATTGGAAGCAGACGACCGATGAAGATGGTCGATCGGTGAGTATTAAAAGTATTGACAGTGATTACTATAAACTTTTAATAGCACGTAAAATCACAAATTCTTATGTTACAAAAATTGTGACAGAAATGAATTTGAAAGGCTATCGAGCAAACGTAATTTATTATACAATAGCAATGCTAGGTTATCTTTACGGTAAAGATATTGATTTAATAGAAGTTTGGGAAAAACAATCGCTTACTAATAGATGGGATAGCATAATAAAAACGATTGCTCAAAATGCATTGAATTATTTACGAGACTCAGCCGGTGATCGTAATGTTACTCAATGGGCGAAACAATCGGCTTGTTGGGAAGAATTCAAAGAAGAGTCAGCTGCTGTGTTGAGTCAGTTGATCTAA
- a CDS encoding PD-(D/E)XK motif protein, whose translation MINITEAFRNLIEHSEQENTKEVYKLKTLFFQQPFTIIGIDLITMERRLYIDITEENWDEEQLKSFPKWKGLSVKKEFFGKIGPLKEKDFLIIAQETEKSEEIFEKILQSLVDRIFEKEDRNLFSIIYEILDRWHNFFRYKNNKKLSTEEQMGVFGELYYIHNWLNKFPEEPPLIVNYWKGPTRHRIDFVKNNIGVEIKTMSPKLHEEIRISSEKQLELSTVIKKIYLYILKIEDTQSDGQTIQDLIDSIRIKLSDRAPSSLMRFNDLLMELYIVDGIYNDIFFYVHNEETYEVTNQFPRITSEDLPIGVSNVSYSIDLSHCKNFKIETEKAYYLSKEG comes from the coding sequence ATGATAAATATTACAGAGGCTTTTAGAAACCTAATTGAGCATTCCGAGCAAGAAAATACGAAAGAAGTATATAAACTTAAAACACTTTTTTTTCAACAGCCGTTTACCATTATAGGCATTGATTTGATAACAATGGAAAGAAGACTTTATATTGATATTACAGAGGAAAATTGGGATGAAGAGCAGTTGAAATCCTTTCCAAAATGGAAAGGGTTGTCTGTTAAAAAGGAATTTTTCGGTAAAATTGGTCCGCTAAAAGAAAAGGATTTCCTGATTATTGCTCAAGAAACTGAGAAAAGTGAAGAAATTTTTGAAAAGATATTACAAAGTTTAGTGGATCGTATTTTTGAAAAAGAAGATCGAAACTTATTTTCTATTATATATGAGATATTAGATCGTTGGCATAACTTCTTTCGATATAAAAATAATAAAAAACTTTCAACAGAAGAACAGATGGGGGTATTTGGGGAATTGTATTATATTCATAATTGGTTGAATAAATTCCCAGAAGAACCGCCACTAATTGTGAATTATTGGAAGGGTCCTACAAGACATAGAATTGATTTTGTGAAAAATAATATAGGTGTAGAAATTAAAACAATGTCTCCTAAATTACATGAAGAAATCCGAATTTCTAGCGAAAAACAATTAGAGTTAAGTACTGTTATAAAAAAGATTTATCTTTATATACTGAAGATTGAAGATACACAATCAGATGGACAAACTATCCAAGATTTAATAGATTCGATTAGAATTAAGTTGTCAGATAGAGCGCCATCAAGTTTAATGAGATTCAATGATTTATTAATGGAACTATATATTGTAGATGGAATATACAATGATATTTTCTTTTATGTACACAACGAGGAAACATACGAAGTAACTAATCAATTTCCAAGAATAACAAGTGAAGACTTGCCGATAGGTGTATCAAATGTATCGTATTCCATCGATTTATCTCATTGCAAAAACTTTAAAATTGAAACAGAGAAAGCTTATTATTTAAGTAAAGAAGGTTAA